Part of the Candidatus Brocadia sinica JPN1 genome, GGAGAACCTCCCTGCAGAATTAACCCCTGAAAGGGGGGCGTTGTTGCCCTTGAGGGGTATTTATGGCTTATTTGCAAATCTGCGCCCGGCAGTAATCTTTGGGCCGCTGGCAGACGCGGCATCCCTAAAATCAGAGCGATTAAAAGGTGGATTGGATATCCTCATTGTCCGGGAATTGACAGGGGGGGTATATTTCGGTAAGAACAAGGTCAAGTCCATTACCTTGAAGGAAGGGGCTGTTCAGGGGGATTATGCCGTGGATTATATGATCTATTCTGTCCCAGAAATTCAGAGGATTACGAAAGTTGCCTGCGAGGCGGCTATGAAACGCAATAAGAAACTGACCTCTGTTGATAAGGCAAATGTCCTGGAAAGCTCAAAACTGTGGCGAAAAGTGGTTGTTGACTATGTTCAGAGGAATTATCCACAAATACAACTTAATCATATGTACGTGGACAATGCCGCCATGCAACTGGCGACGAATCCGAAACAATTCGATGTGATCGTCACGGAAAATATGTTTGGGGATATTCTGTCTGACCTGGCATCAGCCATCACCGGCTCTATTGGCATGCTTCCCAGCGCCAGTCTCTCAGAGACGGGTTTTGGACTTTTCGAGCCAATCCACGGTTCAGCCCCGGATATTGCAGGGCAAGGCAAAGCCAATCCATTAGCCCAGATCCTGTCCGGAGCTATGATGTTGAAATATGCCTTTGGTCTTAACAAAGAATCAGATGCTATTGAACAGGCCATTATGGCCGTACTGGAAGCTG contains:
- the leuB gene encoding 3-isopropylmalate dehydrogenase, with translation MKKCIAALAGDGIGPEIMKEGRKVLDAVAKKFGHTFEYKEALVGGCAYDKYDHPLPDETKKICDSADAIYFGAVGGPKWENLPAELTPERGALLPLRGIYGLFANLRPAVIFGPLADAASLKSERLKGGLDILIVRELTGGVYFGKNKVKSITLKEGAVQGDYAVDYMIYSVPEIQRITKVACEAAMKRNKKLTSVDKANVLESSKLWRKVVVDYVQRNYPQIQLNHMYVDNAAMQLATNPKQFDVIVTENMFGDILSDLASAITGSIGMLPSASLSETGFGLFEPIHGSAPDIAGQGKANPLAQILSGAMMLKYAFGLNKESDAIEQAIMAVLEAGYRTGDIASASTPKDKTLSTSGMGDKVAEYLQKLKF